The proteins below come from a single Pseudomonas chlororaphis genomic window:
- a CDS encoding DSBA oxidoreductase, whose amino-acid sequence MTQLNTPQAQKPAIRSILVALMLAIFLSALDQTIVAVSMPAISAQFKDVSLLAWVISGYMVAMTVAVPIYGKLGDLYGRRPLMLFGMGLFTLASLFCGLAQDMEQLVMARIVQGIGAGGMISVSQAIIGDIIPPRERGRYQGYFSSMYAVASVAGPVLGGYMTEYLSWRWVFLINLPLGLAAWWVARRTLVGLPVPQRTPIIDYLGTVLLIIGLTALLLGITQIGQGYAWYSRDVLGLLGCAVVGLGIFVWHERRAREPLLPMHLFANRSAVLCWCTVFFTSFQAISLTVLVPLRFQSVTGAGADSAALHLLPLAMGLPIGAYCAGRRTSVTGRYKPMILSGALLFPFAILGMAFTPPGAFWLSSLFMLLSGIASGMQFPTSLVGSQNSVQQQDIGVATSTTNLFRSLGGAVGVALMSALLLALLQDSSFAQFAGTSLIGEGHSGNVLLDGLNAAPGEAQGALRQELQATFRHLLLISAAVSLLGLAAAAAMPNHLLRGRDEKVR is encoded by the coding sequence GTGACCCAGCTCAACACCCCGCAAGCCCAGAAGCCGGCCATCCGCAGCATCCTGGTCGCGCTGATGCTGGCGATTTTCCTCAGCGCCCTGGACCAGACCATCGTCGCCGTGTCGATGCCGGCCATCTCTGCGCAATTCAAGGACGTCAGCCTGCTGGCCTGGGTGATCTCCGGCTACATGGTCGCCATGACCGTGGCGGTGCCGATCTACGGCAAGCTCGGCGACCTCTACGGGCGACGGCCGCTGATGCTGTTCGGCATGGGCCTGTTCACCCTGGCTTCGCTGTTCTGCGGCCTGGCCCAGGACATGGAGCAATTGGTGATGGCGCGGATTGTCCAAGGCATCGGCGCCGGCGGCATGATCTCCGTGAGCCAGGCGATCATCGGCGACATCATCCCGCCCCGCGAGCGCGGCCGCTACCAGGGTTACTTCAGCAGCATGTACGCCGTAGCCAGCGTGGCCGGGCCGGTGCTGGGCGGCTACATGACCGAATACCTGTCGTGGCGCTGGGTGTTCCTGATCAACCTGCCGCTGGGCCTGGCGGCCTGGTGGGTGGCCCGGCGCACCCTGGTCGGGCTGCCGGTGCCGCAGCGCACGCCGATCATCGACTACCTGGGCACGGTGTTGCTGATCATCGGCCTGACGGCCCTGCTGCTGGGCATTACCCAGATCGGCCAGGGTTACGCCTGGTACAGCCGCGACGTACTGGGCTTGCTCGGTTGCGCGGTGGTGGGCCTGGGGATTTTCGTCTGGCACGAGCGCCGGGCCCGGGAACCGCTGCTGCCGATGCACCTGTTTGCCAACCGCAGCGCGGTGCTGTGCTGGTGCACGGTGTTCTTCACCAGCTTCCAGGCGATTTCCTTGACGGTGCTGGTGCCGCTGCGCTTCCAGAGCGTGACCGGCGCCGGCGCCGACAGCGCGGCGCTGCACCTGTTGCCCCTGGCCATGGGGCTGCCGATCGGCGCCTATTGCGCCGGGCGCCGGACCTCGGTGACAGGGCGCTACAAACCGATGATCTTAAGCGGCGCCCTGCTCTTCCCCTTTGCCATCCTCGGCATGGCCTTCACGCCCCCCGGCGCCTTCTGGCTGAGCAGCCTGTTCATGCTGCTCAGCGGCATCGCCTCGGGGATGCAATTTCCCACGTCCCTGGTGGGCTCGCAGAACTCGGTGCAGCAACAGGACATCGGGGTCGCCACCAGCACCACCAACCTGTTCCGCTCCCTTGGCGGGGCGGTGGGCGTAGCCTTGATGTCGGCGTTGCTACTGGCCCTGCTGCAGGACTCCAGCTTCGCCCAATTCGCCGGGACCTCGCTGATCGGCGAAGGGCACTCCGGCAACGTGCTGCTGGACGGCCTGAACGCCGCGCCGGGTGAGGCACAGGGCGCCCTGCGCCAGGAACTGCAGGCGACGTTCCGGCACCTGTTGCTGATCAGCGCGGCGGTGTCGCTGCTGGGTTTGGCGGCCGCCGCCGCGATGCCGAACCATTTGTTGCGTGGGCGGGATGAGAAAGTGCGGTAA